A single genomic interval of Sulfurovum sp. TSL6 harbors:
- a CDS encoding M48 family metallopeptidase, whose translation MSLLPQYTHIINPKLKHIYLSFDDEGNLVIKSPKVTQQKIEKLLLKKSSWINNAREKIQQKKGKSLDFSKDLELYFMGRVYPLTLVQHSKKRTHLEFDGEAFILFYHTYDERLFQTHFDRFYKTESQKHIPSQVAFWAEKMGLSPTNVRFRKTKRQWGSCSGKNVLSFNTMMMKLPQDVIEYIIIHELAHIRHKHHQKDFWQLVEHYLPDYRKQVAELKNYTT comes from the coding sequence ATGAGTCTTTTACCACAATATACACATATCATTAACCCTAAACTCAAACATATTTATCTTAGCTTTGATGACGAGGGGAACCTCGTCATCAAATCTCCTAAAGTCACACAACAAAAAATAGAAAAGCTCTTACTCAAAAAGTCTTCCTGGATCAACAATGCCAGAGAAAAGATACAACAAAAGAAAGGGAAATCTTTAGACTTTTCCAAGGACTTGGAGTTGTATTTCATGGGGAGGGTCTATCCTCTGACATTGGTACAGCATAGTAAAAAAAGAACACATCTTGAGTTTGATGGGGAAGCATTTATCCTCTTCTACCATACCTATGATGAAAGACTTTTTCAAACACACTTCGATAGATTCTATAAAACAGAATCACAGAAGCATATTCCTTCTCAGGTAGCATTCTGGGCAGAGAAAATGGGTCTTTCCCCCACAAACGTACGATTTCGAAAAACCAAACGGCAATGGGGAAGCTGCAGCGGGAAAAACGTTTTAAGTTTTAACACAATGATGATGAAACTTCCACAAGATGTGATAGAATATATCATCATTCATGAACTGGCACATATCAGGCACAAACATCATCAAAAAGATTTTTGGCAACTGGTTGAACACTATTTACCTGACTACAGAAAACAGGTCGCCGAACTCAAAAATTATACGACGTAA